The genomic DNA TGTCACAAGGTTTCCTCTTTCAAATTGGTTTTTGGTGAAAAACCTAATATTTCTTATCTAACAGTTTTCGGATGTGGGGTTGGTTATGTGAGCAAAGTAGTCCTAAAGGTGTTCTAGTTTTTTGTTAACTATTCCATTACGAAATACAACTTTCTTGGTACAccatattcatacatttacaattcggttttttctaaattacctttgaaaattCATGGGCAATTTACGCAAACCAATCAAAATTTTCCATGTGTACTCCAttagaataataatatttattattttattttgcaaaaatttagcatgtattttattatttgcatattcaccccatcttaaattaatgatttttacaatttaaaccatcacaataattaaatttctcCTCTAATCCAATCActctccttcttttttttttttatcaaatttggaaTTTAATGCCAAAGATcatgcattcattcaaatttagtTGAACGACTtggcaaaaatcattaaaaattaaaattatcactCGTGGGAATTGAACTTGAATGCACCCACTTATTTGAAATGTTTTTCCAAACCACTTGaccaatacattttttatgaattaaattcgaatgcaaaaatatgttattagtgagcaatttttttttttttgcagtgacttataatttagctttagtaaaaataataataatcattttatatgtgtatatttatgaaatagtaaatctttcttaaaaaataataataaattcattcaattgattttttatattgtaaatatctttcttttatataaattcatacttttatatagattcgatgaactacaacaatgtttcatttgtgatcaaccagatgatttattttagataatatctttcatttggatcagataaattgtttaaaggtattaattttttttttgcaatgtcttataagttataacttagctttagtaaaaaaaaaagcttatttaattctttggttttattttggtctcacaattaataaaactcacgttttagtccttcaattttcCCACAGTTtgcaaataaattaactttaacCTCAAATATCTATGGTGAACCCAGTGGTCCACTATAGatcctattattttttttaatataaaccgtttgatcttttttaataaagaaggaTTGTTAGATCATGCATGTCCACTGTATCTTACTGTGAACCAACAACATCTAGCATTATATCCcatacttcatcttcttcctttccctcattcatcaccttcataaaaaaaaatccagagaAAATTCAGATAACCACCATCaaaacctctttttcaaaaccacCATCAACACTGTTGTCTATATATCCATCATCTCAatccctctctctctcaatcGAACCCACGCACCCCAAATTCGAATTcgacaataaaaaattgaagctgggattgattttttattgagaagtcaaaaatgaaagagaaggagGAGAATGCAATGAAGATGATAGAAGGGGAAATTGTATccgatggagaagagagagcATGAGAGGTAAGGAATAGTTTAGGAAAAAAGGGTTTAAGGGGATAGAGAGTAGATCGGGATTGAGAGAGATAGATtgggaaaaaaatcaattttttttaagcattgtCATTGAGAACTATTGTGATTACATCTATGATTCTGGAATTCTTCTGCTTAACAGTCCTTCTTGGTTCAGCAAAAACGATGCAAATCTATAGGAAGATGAATTGAGTTAAAAATTGGAATAAtaaggaatgaatgaatatgaatcAGAAGAAGCAAAGAGATATTCTTGACGTGGGAGAAAAGATTAATGAGAATTAGAATCTTGTCCAAATATTATGTAACAACAtaagaatcttaaaaaaattcctttaaatttatctatttattttttaaaatgttggatcttcttgttgttgattgatgattatggattttgttttaatgatataattgggataataaaaaagcaaatattaaatatactcatatagtttgttacactttttaaatgataaaggaaaaaaaccagACACGcatatcatgtttgttacatttgttttaatatttaaatttattcttatttatttgatacatgtgttgtttgtattaaaaattaagggtatttttggaaagaaaaatcctgcccaaaagtgctgaaagagatagttttctttatatatagtataaatactATATATAACTAACGAAAAAACGGGCACGTGACATGTGTAAATTATGAAcagtattttatatgaaattttgattttgattaaaattataagtacaaatatttgtgaaattaaaattgtaacaaacctaaaaaaatcatgtttatcttttaccaCAACAACACAGTagtttaacaaatataatatgaattcttatctttttttaataccaccaagaatgtaacattaatataggaaaatttgtttaagggtataattgaaattataaaaaattcagcccAAAGTCTCTATTCCCttcatatatagtatatatagtattttgtcaaaaaaaaaaaaaaagtatatataatattgttcCTGTTGTAGTGGtatatttcctattttaatgagatttcatttttctaattcaaatttaatataatattattaaaggataaaatagtaaataaaataggcttaattgcacttttggacccctatctttccaaaagttgcggttatggacccctaactaatttaaatacaaaacagccccctatgttttgattttttgccAATTTTGGACCCcaatccattgttgactcggtcaacgctgacgtggcaccctaagtgaggtgccacttgtcaattttattttatttttgccttgggggtccaaaactgctaaagaatcaaaacataggggactgttttatatttaaattagttaggggtccataaccacaacttttggaaagataggggttcaaaagtgcaattaagcaaataaaatattttaaatgaacagtaaaatcaatagtatatacATATAAAGTAATGTTTTTATGCCACATGTTGCCTTTGTAATGCCCTGAATTCtggtagaaccgtgcacttgcggttttatcccatcagtcatcgaatctatataaaagtatgaatttatataaaagaatgatatttaaaatataaaaaaatcaattgaatgaattcatttttttttaagaaatatttactatttcataaatatacacatataaaatgttttttttttttttttatactaaagctaggttataacttataagacactgcaaaaaaaataaaaaaattaatacctttgaacaatttatctgatcaaaatgaaagatagtacctaaaataaatcataattcgtttgatcacaaatgaaacaatgttgtagttcatcgaatctatataaaagtataaatttatataaaagaatgatatttaaaatataaaaaatcaattgaatgaattcattttttttaagaaagatttactatttcataaatatacacatataaaatgattttttttactaaagctaggttataacttataagaccttgcaaaaaaaataattattacctttaaacaatttatctgatccaaatgaaagatagtacctaaaataaatcataattcggtggatcacaaatgaaacattgttataggtcatcgaatctatataaaagtatgaatttataaaaaagaatgatatttaaaatataaaaaatcaattgaatgaattcatttttcttaagaaaaatttactACTTCATAATTATACAcacataaaatgattttttttcactaaagctaggttataaAGGCACTGCAAataatgtaaccaaaaaaaaggcactgcaaataaaaataaaataatttgctcactaataacataattttgaattccaaattatttcataaaaaatgtattgatcAAGTGGTTCCAGAGTACATTTTAAATAGGTGGGAGCACccaggttcgattcccaggggtgataattttaatttttaatgatttttgccaAGGTAAAAAAGAGGTTTGAAGAGTGATTGGATTAGAgatgaaatttaattattgtgatggtttaaattgtaaaaaatcatcaatttaagatggggtgaatatgcaaataataaaatacttgctaaatttttgcaaaataaaataataaatgttattattctaATGGAGTACACATAAAAACTTTTGATTGGTTTGGGTAAATTGCCCATGAGTTTTCAAAGGCAATATATGACGGTATTGATACTCCTAAATGTGTTCTATTTGATTGTAGCTCACAATTGATAAAGAATAAACTAAATCTTAGTTTTTGGTTACCTTGTGATGGACTTGGTTACACATCCATAAATATTTGAGAGATGAAAAATGAACTTCTAGTAtcgtatactttttttttttttttgaagaaacttcTAGTATCGTATATGACAAACGAAAAATCACCCCAACAAgacttaaattaattaatgttcaaagtttttgaatgatttttgaAAGTAGGGCCCACTTGTAGAATCCCACCTAACCATGAGTAGGACAAGCTGGATCACTTGTTAATCACTTCATTACAATATGTTATGTTAAGAACGTGATAAAACAGTGTCTCTCACCTTTGACTAAAACAATCTTGTCTTCATGGTTAAAGTTGCAGTCATCGGCGCCGGAGTTTCCGGTATGGTTGCTGCCAAGGAGCTACAGCAAGAAGGCCACAACGTCATCGTTTTCGAGAAGAACAACCGTGTCGGAGGAACCTGGATATACACCTCTAAATCAGACTCCGATCCTCTTAGCATTGATCCAACCCGAGAAACAGTTCACAGCAGCGTGTACCTCTCACTACGCACCAATCTTCCAAGACATATCATGGGGTTCTTAGATTACCCTTTGTCCAAGCGAGAATCTGGTGATCCGAGAACGTTTCCGGGTCATGAAGAAGTGCTTCGTTTTTTGGAGGAATTTGCAGATGAGTTTGGGATTCATGAGTTGACCCGGTTTGAAACGGAGGTGGTGAAAGTTGAGAGGAAAGGAGGGAAGGATTGGGTTGTTGAGTCGAGGGGAGGTGACTCAGTGAGTCGGGAAGTGTTTGAAGCTGTTGTTGTATGTTCCGGTCATTATGTAGAACCGAGACTTGCTGTTGTTCCTGGTATTGAAAACTTTGGTGGCTTTCAAATGCATTCTCATAATTATAGAGTTCCTCATTCTTTCAAAGACCAGGTACATCAAATTTTccaaatttaacaaaattagtatatatagCTTTTAAGGTGTTTTTATGCTTAAGTATgctgttaaaataaaaattaggtgAATTTAGAGGTGTCAGGATTACTCTATAAGAGTCGGTCCGCCAAACCCAAAACCAGATATAGAGTTTAGTCCTTTAAATACTTGGAAATAGATCCTTTTCTACCTTTATTATTCGGCCATCCCTCATGTGCTTTATTTGATGGTTGAGAGTTGCTACTAGGTTAAGTCAGGACTCACATATGATGGTAGAATAGACGGCAGCAGAGAAAACACACTAAAGAATCCATGTCTTAAATACTTcgattaatattaataaaagcaGTTCACAAAAGATAAGACTTTcctttttttagtattttgaaTTTAAGGTGTAATTGGATCgacttatttgaatttttgaaaacttaTGTGATAATTAATATAACACAAGGCTTATTTTTATCGTCTCTAGCGTTGGGtttgaaaacaacatataacttACATGTAGTGGCGCggaattagaaaaaaaatgttctgATGGACgatcaaaataaactataatataaaaatataaaatttatactgTAATAAGCACTAAATACAAAGttgatcattaaaaaattaaataatttaaataattctcGAACGACTTGAAAGTTCGACTGTAACAcgtatgtatatgtatatgtatgtgcgtatatatatatatatatatatatatatatatatatatatatatatatgtagagAGAGATGGTTTTGAATTTCCAAAGTCTATCTAAAAAAGAATTTTCATCTACTGAATTTGTTATTatgttgagtcacgaccaggtcgatTAGGTCACTCTATTATGATGTTCAGTGGCACTATCGAAAATTGTGCAATGCAAGCTATCAATCATGTCGCCTCCATAAAACAAATACAACTGCAACTATGCAACTATCGTTCTAGAATTACAGCTTCAATATGCTACTAAGACCgcttatattttaataataaaatcaatcaattatagTAGTATGACAACTCGACTATGATATTGtgaccactcaaatatgatgTCACCACCATTCTAACATTTAACATCTCCAAATATCAATATGGTATTTCAACCGCTCAAATATGGTGCTACCACCATTCTAATATTTAACTTCTCTAAGAATCGAagacaaatatattattaagatcattcttaattttcAAAGGGATGTTATACCTCAGAaaggactatgatcttaaaaataCTCTTTATTTCGAAGAGACATAAATGATGAAAGGGGTTATGCTCTTAAGAAGATTCTTAATTTCGAAGGGACATTATATCTTGAAAGGACCTATGGTCTTAAAAACACTCTTAAATCCGAATGGGCAAAAAATGAGATaaagagaagaaagactcgttAGCGCAAGCcaaaaaggaagaaaagaagaaaaaaaattgaagtttcaAAAGTCTTTTTCGGTGTGTGGAATGAATTttgtgagctctctatttatagaaaaaattcacGATTAATatgtgagaaactttgggaacgAGTAAttcaatattcaaataataCTTTGGGAACAAATAATTCACTTGttagatctagtacaaaaatatctcaaattgagtatcaaaatatagtacaaaaatattttatattgagTACCAAAGTATATTTCAGAtcaagtaccaaaatatattagattgcatatcaaaatatttcagattgcgttccaaaatattttaacaaaacttGATGACTAAGAAAACTtcataataatgattaaattaattatttaatttcacatttccaaataataaaatatataaatatatatttttcgctAGTGCTTAGCTTCGTTCATATAATTATGTACCACCTTCTATGGTATACCCCCACTATATAAACACTAATAGTATGTGATCCATTCAATGTGAGACTTccacttttttcaatttatacCACACTAGTTAGTTCCATCCAATGTGGAACATTGTGTTTAGTCTTTTAACTTCTAATTTCCACACATGTTCCAACACAAAGtaatttaggcttaaatgcaattttaccccccctattttgattgaatcgggATTTTGCCCctcttattttaaaactcggaattttaccctctctaattttttcatgtattcttaAAATGTCATGGGTCATGACCTTCCAAGCCCTAACATGTTAGTGGTctgaatttattttagaaataacATCTACGAAAAACACgaaattaagttgttaatccAAACATGACCTTGATTTTTGTTTACCAGTAAAATTTGCGTAACCTTTTATCAACTGACCTACATTTACATTTACGAGATAAATAAAACCTTGATTTAATTGACTAAAGTGGTTTATGGGATCTTCAATCTTTGGATAACTAATTGACAATTTCTACTTAACAGGTTGTGATTTTGATTGGGTTAGGAACTAGTTCATTTGACATCTCAAGAGATATTGCAAGACTAGCGAAGGAAGTTCATGTTGCAACAAGACCAAAACCAGATTTGAAGGGTAGGAAGTTAGAAAATGTTCGCAATATATGTTTCCATACTTTGGTATGTAAAATTTGTTATGGTTGTAGCTTCTTACTTGTATATTCTTATTATAGTATTACTgttattgataattttcattccatttatttttttagattaaatGTGTCTATGAAGATGGCTTGGTTGCCTTTGAAGATGGATTCTCTATCTATGCAGATGCCATAATTCATTGTACAGGGTAACTACAATTTCTAACATTTTGTCAcctacctttaaaaaaaaaaacattttgtcACCttaatttcacatatttttctttcctcttcTAAATTCCTAATATGACAGGTACAAATACCACATTCCTTTCCTAGAAACAAATGGAACAGTAACCATTGAAGATAATCGTGTTGGGCCACTATACAAACACGTTTTTCCTCCTTCACTGGCACCATGCCTCTCTTTCATTGGTTTGACCTTTAAGGTATAATTTGAattcatatttataattttttttatgtaaaactTATCATAtagaatattttaatttagtttattGAAACTAATAATAAATTGTCGTGGCCAGGAAATTACTTTCAGTGTGATTGAGTTACAAGCCAAGTGGATTGCTAGGGTTTTATCTGGTAAGGTTCTTTTACCTGATGAAGAAGAGATGATGGCTTCTATTAAAGATTTCTATCAATCCATGGAGGAAAATGGGCTATCCAAGCGTCAAACTCATTCGCTTCGTCCATTACAAGTGTGTACGCTTATTTTTCTCGTCACTTTACGTTTCATTTCATAATTTTGCTATTGATATCATTTAACTTATTAGTGAGGAAAGTCTCTCTGATACACGTTAAATGATATCAATAGATGTCTCAATTATAgtcttatataaatataaattttgaagtatttatttacaaaattactTTGTTAGGGTGACTACAAACATTGGCTAGTGGAACAGATTGGGCTGCCTCCATTGGAAGATTGGAGGGACAATATGTTGATGGAGTGTTTGAAGAATTCAATTGAAATGAACGAAATGTTTAGAGATGAATGGGATGATAATTATTGGGATGCTATCATACAGAGTGGATCAGCTTCTTAACAAGCAAAAACATTGaatgttccattttttttttttgagggaacatTGAATGTTCCATGTTGATTGTTAAATTGGTGTGTCTCAAGATCATGTATTGaacaaattaaacatttattattttatttaaataacaaTATATGATCAACTAGTGTGAAAAATAACAATGATGGAATAACTTGTTTTCTCTACCAGGAACCTCCgagatcaaaaaaaaaaaaaaaaaaacctcttgaTCGCGAAGATGAACCCCGTGTTCCTTCCGCGACAAAGTTAATGGTTCTAAACCCCCGCCTCCTATGCGCAAAACTATAGATTTGATTGTTCAAAAATTTGTTCTAGTCGAACATGTTAACAACAATAGGCTTCTACCAAATGTCCTTGTGAATGATGGTATCTTCGATGATTATAAAACGATCACATGAACATTTCTTTAACAAAGTTGGacgaaagttaaaaaaaaaagaaaaaaagtaaacttGGTTAATAAGTTAAGATGCCACACACGAGTAATTTTGGCCAAACACTTTAAACATTATTAATCATGACATGAtgaaaaaaactaaatcaagAACAAATCACAAGTAAtataaaattcaatcatcataAGACATAGTGCTTGATACTCCCTAATTATAAACTGCGATACTGTAAATTTCCTAGAAAACCTTAATCAGTGAACCTGCATAATTCTGTTCCTAgagatttaataattaattaatattgctagtaaaaaataaactaaaagatTTTTGGATGGTTATTCATGATGAAAAGTGGCAAGTCATACCCTACCAAATTCACCACAAAAACACcatcaaaacaaaagaaataataacaacaatccTAACATTGTTGGCTGTGAAGTTCACATGTCCCCCAGATATATCCATCTCCTCAGGCAGTGGAGATTTCTCGTTCCCAGACTCGATCGGACTTGTTGGAGATTTCTCGTTCCCAGATTCGATCGGACTTGTTGGAGATTTCTCGTTCCCGGACTGGATCGAACTTGTGGGACAAAAAGTGATAGTATAATCAGCAGAATCACAAGTAAAAGTGCTTGTTTCATCATCATAAGCGTAGCTATAAGCGCGAGGACAAGCACTCTTGAAAAACTGTGAGTATGAACTTGGCTTGCATGTATTTGGAGAAGCGTAAGCGCCACTACAACAATATTGTGGATCCCCAAACGCTTCACACGCGCTTTTACACGCTACACCTCCGCCATTACTCATCACTTTCAACTCGGTTGGACATGCCGCGTTCAAATCCACCATGCAACCTGTTGTCATGCAGTTTCCGCCTCCGGTTGCTCCTTGTGGTTCGATCATCATTGGGAGGTTGTAACCGTCCACGAGACTAACGTCGAAGAAATCAAGTCCGTTTGCACCGTTAAGTGTAAACTCGGCTAATGTAGCTGGCGGTTGAGCGTTTCCTCCATTACATTCTATGGACGAGGAAGCACAGTCACCGGTAACACATGAGAATTTTCCGGTGGAATCTTGAGAGCAGAGGGTACGTCCCCATAGACGGCCTGACCACTTGGGGGGTACGGCTAGGGCATTGGATTCGCCGGGTTGGAGAGCAAAACCGGTTGTAGAGAATGGTGTTGTTCCTGCGCCGGATAAAATTCCAGGCCAAACAGTGTAGTTGCACTTGTTAACAATTGTGAATGTTGTTGCATATGAAACAGTTAGGTATTGGAATAGAATTAGGGTAACCAAAGTGATGGTTGATTGAGTTGAAGCAGCCATGGTTGGAAAATTGGTAACAAAGATTTTACTGAGAATACCAACTTGATATAAAAGACTATGTAATATGAGAATACCAATCCTTTATTTATAGATATAAAACTCAATCAtaaatcaaaaccaaatcataagtaaataaaaaacaaatcgtattctataaaaaaaataactaatcgcaataaaaaaatagtaatataaaatataattttaagaaataattaaagatcctctcaaattataaattgatcCTAGAGATTAATAGTGCATAGAAGGATCTACTTCcctgataatatttttttttgaaggatacaCGATCACTAGTTATTGggcttatttttattttattttagaaccATTTGGTAttagttactatttttttaatttaaagaattcatTTTTTGAACCAAAacctaaacaatatttttttatcaaatagtttaTTAGTTATAAAATTTATCTCTCAAcgtgaataaataaaaatttcaaagttcaaaccTCAAACTTTACATATTACAATGTCTTTGTCGTTTGAGTTATGCTTGTGGATATAAAACCTAATTAAACAAttctaaaacaaataatttttaaatatataagcAAGATGACAATCCGCAAAGACTACGGTGGCTTGAATATCCGCGACCTCGAAGGTTTCAACTTTTCCATATTCGGAAAGCAAGGATTGAAGCTTCTTCTAAACTCTTCCTCTGTTTTTACCAAAGTTCTCAAAGCTAAATACTTTCCTAGAATTGGATTTTTGGATGCCAAACTATGTCATAGTCCAAGCTATACATGGAGGAGTATATGGAGCACCATTCCACTTTTAACACTTGGATATAGGTGGAGAATTGGAGACGAAAAAAGTATCAATGTATAGAACTTGTAACAATATGAAGCCTTCTACACCACCACCGTATCACCTCTCTCATTTGACGGTCTCACAACTCTTTGATCACAAACAAAATACTTGGGATCTTACCTTGTTGAACTCAATTATGAATACACAAGATGTATCAGATATTTGTACTCCCTCTCTACTCTAGAGCTTTGTCTGATTCAATTGTTTGGACATCTACGCCAAGTGGTTGCTATACTGTCAAATCAGCTTATAAATTATGCATATCTCTCATGGATTTTGAATCCCTCCCTCAAGTTGATAGCAGTTGAAAGATGTCTGATCGCTTTAGTTACCACAAAAATTGAAGCACTTTTGTTGGCGCTAACTTAGACTATGTCTTCCAACAAGATCCAACCTTCATTGTCAAGGTGTCTTTTGCCCGACGATATGTGTACTATGTGATGATGCGGTAGAAGATGAGATGCACCAACTAATTTAAAGGGTTTTGCCAGAAAACATCTTTTATGAAGGTGTTTTTTAGCAAGTTATCCTATTgacatttgttaaaaaacaccaattaatttttatgaaggtgtcttttaacaaagttataactaaaaagtggataTCACACCTTGAGTGTGACTTACTAAAAGACACATCTAAAtggtgtcttctagcaaaactctattttaaatgaaatgctatgagtTTACTTTGCCAAATAAAACCatattaaactttatttttattatgagattaaattaaatttaataactaaaaaataaaatacacattttatttgacaaaaatatcatattaattaattaattataataaaacaatCACTTTAGCAAACAACTTGATAAGTGCATAATCAACGTCAATTACCTATCTAATTTATGCATGACACTAAAGTAACTTATATTACAAAAAAATCTAACGAAAACCCCCCCAATTAGTGTAAAGAGCACTCCCTCCGATaaagttcattttttaaattcattcaatagaTAATGTATGTAGTCTATATATGGATCacacatacattatttattgaataaacgtaaaaaatcaatttttaattataataatgaccAGAGGTAGTATGCAGCCAAGTCCACGTTAGTTCCTCTTTACTTTTACCTTATCTCTGACATGTTTTGTAGAGAAAATGAGCAAAGGAATGAAGGCCCTATGCAAAAAGCTTAAAAAATTTAGGTAAATGCTAACTTGTGATCTTAAGAACACATATTAAGGaagttgttataaaaataaacgtattaaaaattgtgcattcaactttttaaaaattaaaccaatgtaaaattgttttttgtagCTTCCTTAACATGACATGTGTCGTTAGGGTGTAAGTTAAACCAAAAGATTTATATCACGGCGAGTTTCAATTCAGAAGCTCGTGTTCTGAAATAGGAGAATATCGGCCTACAAAGAAAACAACTCGCTTCGTGATTGATTGCGTTTTATCTCCCACATGTGGCTGAGCTGGCAAAAATCTATTGGCGAAGTAACATTTGTTCGCCTATAAAGAACCATGTACTCGTCCGACAAGCatacttttccaaaatctataaATAGATGCTTGCATCATCATTGATTCATCCATTCAATACGCAAATTTAGATAGAGGGGGAGAGAGATGGAGAGCCTATGAGAGAAAAAGAGTGCATAAACAAGGTGGGAATGTAGAAGGCTTGTAGATTTAGTTTGATGATACATCATCTTCTCCTACCAATAAAAGGAAGACTTATTAACCAATTTCTCTATTGTATCGGTCTTCCATCATCTGAAGTTTACTTtctaaaacaacaaataaaaacaacttcTGCATTTCAAGAGATTCAAACCAATCTTTATTTATGTGAACAAAGGTTGAAATTATTGAGAAAACCCAATGTAACAATCAGCATATAAA from Medicago truncatula cultivar Jemalong A17 chromosome 8, MtrunA17r5.0-ANR, whole genome shotgun sequence includes the following:
- the LOC11444078 gene encoding flavin-containing monooxygenase FMO GS-OX-like 3 — its product is MVKVAVIGAGVSGMVAAKELQQEGHNVIVFEKNNRVGGTWIYTSKSDSDPLSIDPTRETVHSSVYLSLRTNLPRHIMGFLDYPLSKRESGDPRTFPGHEEVLRFLEEFADEFGIHELTRFETEVVKVERKGGKDWVVESRGGDSVSREVFEAVVVCSGHYVEPRLAVVPGIENFGGFQMHSHNYRVPHSFKDQVVILIGLGTSSFDISRDIARLAKEVHVATRPKPDLKGRKLENVRNICFHTLIKCVYEDGLVAFEDGFSIYADAIIHCTGYKYHIPFLETNGTVTIEDNRVGPLYKHVFPPSLAPCLSFIGLTFKEITFSVIELQAKWIARVLSGKVLLPDEEEMMASIKDFYQSMEENGLSKRQTHSLRPLQGDYKHWLVEQIGLPPLEDWRDNMLMECLKNSIEMNEMFRDEWDDNYWDAIIQSGSAS
- the LOC11446963 gene encoding pathogenesis-related thaumatin-like protein 3.5, whose protein sequence is MAASTQSTITLVTLILFQYLTVSYATTFTIVNKCNYTVWPGILSGAGTTPFSTTGFALQPGESNALAVPPKWSGRLWGRTLCSQDSTGKFSCVTGDCASSSIECNGGNAQPPATLAEFTLNGANGLDFFDVSLVDGYNLPMMIEPQGATGGGNCMTTGCMVDLNAACPTELKVMSNGGGVACKSACEAFGDPQYCCSGAYASPNTCKPSSYSQFFKSACPRAYSYAYDDETSTFTCDSADYTITFCPTSSIQSGNEKSPTSPIESGNEKSPTSPIESGNEKSPLPEEMDISGGHVNFTANNVRIVVIISFVLMVFLW